A single window of Prionailurus viverrinus isolate Anna chromosome F1, UM_Priviv_1.0, whole genome shotgun sequence DNA harbors:
- the SLAMF9 gene encoding LOW QUALITY PROTEIN: SLAM family member 9 (The sequence of the model RefSeq protein was modified relative to this genomic sequence to represent the inferred CDS: substituted 1 base at 1 genomic stop codon), with amino-acid sequence MGALRMLFLLPLLRAADGDSGDGVEAEEVVAVLQESVSLPLEVPFNDKFEDVIWSSRIRLATVVLGREGQLATIMVTNARYAGRVSFPDPSYSLLTSNLSWGDSGPYKAQVNLRTSQISARQHYSLRVYRRLSEPGVTVGFENSREGGFNVSLTCSVEKAGLDVTHSWLSWEHGTXDTETVCEGSALSASWRPGDNALSYTCRATNPISSVRSCLVLAGPFCADPGYASDTSTYFCLWAKGLLFSFLVVTLAVGLRLI; translated from the exons ATGGGGGCCCTTCGGATGCTGTTCCTGCTTCCGCTGCTTCGGGCAG CCGACGGGGATTCTGGAGATGGCGTGGAGGCCGAGGAAGTAGTCGCTGTGCTTCAGGAGTCCGTCAGCCTTCCCCTGGAGGTACCATTCAATGACAAGTTCGAGGACGTCATCTGGTCCTCTCGCATAAGGCTTGCCACGGTGGttctggggagagagggacagcTGGCTACCATTATGGTGACCAACGCTCGATACGCGGGCAGAGTGAGTTTCCCGGACCCCAGCTACTCCCTGCTCACCAGCAATCTGAGCTGGGGGGACTCAGGGCCTTACAAGGCTCAGGTCAACCTGAGGACGTCCCAGATCTCTGCTAGGCAGCATTACAGTCTCCGTGTCTACC GACGGCTGTCGGAGCCTGGCGTCACGGTGGGCTTTGAGAACTCCAGGGAAGGTGGCTTTAATGTGTCCCTGACGTGCTCCGTAGAGAAGGCGGGCCTGGATGTGACCCACAGCTGGCTGTCCTGGGAACATGGCACCTGAGACACTGAGACAGTCTGtgagggctctgccctcagcGCGTCCTGGAGACCTGGGGACAATGCCCTCTCCTATACCTGCAGGGCCACCAACCCCATCAGCAGCGTCCGTTCCTGTCTGGTCCTTGCCGGGCCCTTCTGTGCAG ATCCTGGCTATGCCTCGGACACGTCCACTTACTTCTGCCTCTGGGCCAAAGGGCTGCTCTTCTCCTTCCTCGTGGTCACTCTGGCCGTGGGGCTCAGGCTCATCTGA
- the IGSF9 gene encoding protein turtle homolog A, producing the protein MVCCLGLAVLSLVISQGADGRGKPEVGSVVGRAGDSAVLGCDLLPPAGRPPLHVIEWLRFGFLLPIFIQFGLYSPRIDPDYVGRVRLQKGASLRIEGLRAEDQGWYECRVLFLDKHSPEDDSVNGSWVHLTVNSPPQFLETPPQVLEVQELEPVTLRCVARGSPQPHVTWKLRGQDLGQGQGQGQVQVQNGTLWIRRVERRSSGVYTCQASSTEGSASHATQLLVLGPPVIVVPPKNSTVNASQDVSLACRAEAYPTNLTYSWFQDSVNVFHVSRLQPRVRILVDGSLRLLAAQPDDAGRYTCVPSNGLRRPPSASAYLTVLYPAQVTAMPPETPLPVGMRGVIRCPVRANPPLLFVSWTKDGQALQLDKLPGWSQGPEGSLIIALGNEDALGEYSCTPYNSLGTAGPSPVTRVLLKAPPAFLERPKEEYFQEVGRELLIPCSAQGDPPPAISWAKVGRGPQGQAQVGSNSSLILRPLTKEAHGRWECTASNAVARVAASTHVYVLGTSPHVVTNVSVVPLPKGANVSWEPGFDGGYLQRFSVWYTPLAKRPDRTHHDWVSLAVPVGAAYLLVLGLQPHIQYQFSVLAQNKLGSGPFSEIVLSAPEGLPTTPAAPSLPPTEMSPALSPPRGLVAVRTPRGVLLHWDPPELVPKTLDGYILEGRQGSQGWEVLDRAVAGTDMQLLVPGLIKDVLYEFRLVALAGSYVSDPSNTANVSTSGLEVYPSRTQLPGLLPQPVLAGVVGGVCFLGVAVLVSVLAACLTNRRRAARRRRKRLRQDAPLIFSPPGKSAPHSAPGSGSPDSVAKLKLQGSPVPSLRQSLLWGEPAGPPSPPPDPPPSRGPLPLEPICRGPDGRFVMGPSAGTPQERSGSERAEPRTPSQHQARSYDCSSSSPSGMPQPLCIADISPVGPPPEAPPSPLPGPGPLLQYLSLPFFREMNVDGDWPPFEEPGPAPPPDYMDTRPCPTSSLLQPLDSATVSPRAVLPGAVVGAGATPEPLYTALADWTLRERLLPSLLPAAPRGSLTSQSSGRGSASFLRPPSTAPSAGGSYLSPAPGDTGSWASGPERWPRREHVVTVSKRRNTSVDENYEWDSEFPGDMELLETLHLGAAGPRPRPEAEPELDVKTPEEGGLLNAARASGPEARCAVLREEFLAFRRRRDATRVRPPVYRQPVPHPEQATLL; encoded by the exons ATGGTTTGCTGCCTCGGTCTGGCCGTCCTCAGCCTGGTCATCAGCCAGGGGGCTGACG GTCGAGGGAAGCCTGAGGTGGGGTCAGTGGTGGGCCGGGCTGGCGACAGTGCGGTGCTGGGCTGTGACCTGCTGCCCCCGGCTGGCCGGCCCCCGCTACATGTCATCGAGTGGCTGCGCTTTGGATTCCTGCTCCCCATCTTCATCCAGTTCGGCCTCTACTCTCCCAGAATTGACCCCGATTACGTGG GGCGAGTCCGGCTGCAGAAGGGGGCATCTCTCCGGATTGAGGGGCTCCGAGCGGAAGACCAAGGCTGGTACGAGTGCCGAGTGCTCTTCCTGGACAAGCACAGCCCTGAGGACGACTCTGTTAACGGCTCCTGGGTGCACCTTACAGTCAATT cacCCCCTCAGTTCCTGGAGACCCCTCCCCAGGTGCTGGAAGTTCAGGAACTGGAGCCTGTGACCCTGCGTTGTGTGGCCCGTGGCAGCCCACAGCCTCATGTGACTTGGAAGCTCCGAGGACAGGATCttggccagggccagggccagggccaggtgCAA GTGCAGAATGGGACGCTGTGGATCCGGCGGGTGGAACGCCGCAGCTCTGGGGTCTACACCTGTCAAGCCTCCAGCACCGAGGGCAGTGCCTCCCACGCCACCCAGCTGCTGGTGCTAG GCCCCCCGGTCATCGTGGTGCCCCCCAAGAACAGCACGGTCAATGCCTCCCAGGATGTTTCCTTGGCCTGCCGGGCTGAGGCGTACCCCACCAACCTCACTTATAGCTGGTTCCAGGACAGCGTCAACGTGTTCCACGTTAG CCGCCTGCAGCCCCGAGTGCGGATCCTGGTAGACGGGAGCCTGCGGCTGCTGGCCGCCCAGCCGGACGATGCGGGCCGCTACACCTGCGTGCCCAGCAATGGCCTCCGGCGCCCGCCCTCGGCCTCTGCCTACCTCACTGTGCTCT ACCCAGCGCAGGTGACAGCGATGCCTCCTGAGACCCCCCTGCCCGTAGGCATGCGGGGGGTGATCCGGTGCCCGGTCCGCGCCAACCCCCCACTGCTCTTCGTCAGCTGGACCAAGGATGGGCAGGCCCTGCAGCTGGATAAG CTCCCTGGCTGGTCCCAGGGCCCCGAGGGCTCCCTGATCATCGCCCTGGGGAACGAGGATGCCCTGGGAGAATACTCCTGCACCCCCTACAACAGTCTCGGTACTGCAGGGCCCTCCCCGGTGACCCGCGTGCTGCTCAAG GCTCCCCCAGCTTTTCTAGAACGACCTAAGGAAGAATATTTCCAAGAAGTAGGGCGGGAGCTACTCATCCCCTGCTCTGCCCAGGGAGACCCCCCTCCTGCTATCTCTTGGGCCAAG GTGGGCCGGGGGCCGCAGGGCCAGGCCCAGGTGGGCAGCAACAGTAGCCTCATCCTGCGGCCGCTGACCAAGGAGGCCCATGGGCGCTGGGAGTGCACCGCTAGCAATGCTGTGGCCCGAGTGGCCGCCTCCACACATGTCTACGTGCTGG gcaccAGCCCACACGTTGTCACCAATGTGTCCGTGGTGCCTTTGCCCAAGGGTGCCAATGTCTCCTGGGAGCCCGGCTTCGATGGTGGCTATCTGCAGAGATTCAGTGTCTGGTATACCCCACT GGCCAAGCGTCCGGACCGAACCCACCACGACTGGGTGTCGCTGGCGGTGCCTGTGGGGGCTGCTTACCTCCTGGTGCTGGGGCTGCAGCCCCATATCCAGTACCAGTTCAGCGTCCTAGCGCAGAACAAGCTGGGCAGTGGGCCCTTCAGTGAGATCGTCTTGTCTGCCCCCGAGG GGCTTCCCACCACGCCAGCTGCCCCCAGTCTTCCGCCCACTGAGATGTCACCTGCCCTGTCACCTCCCCGAGGCCTGGTGGCAGTGAGGACACCCCGGGGGGTGCTCCTGCATTGGGATCCCCCAGAACTGGTCCCTAAAACACTGGATGGCTATATCCTGGAGGGGCGGCAAGGCTCCCAGGGCTGGGAGGTGCTAGACCGGGCCGTGGCAGGCACAGACATGCAGCTGCTGGTACCTGGACTCATCAAG gacgtTCTGTACGAGTTCCGCCTCGTGGCCCTCGCAGGCAGCTATGTCAGCGATCCGAGCAACACGGCCAACGTGTCCACTTCCG GCCTGGAGGTGTACCCCTCCCGCACGCAGCTGCCGGGCCTCCTGCCCCAGCCGGTCCTGGCCGGCGTGGTGGGCGGGGTCTGCTTCCTGGGCGTGGCTGTCCTCGTGAGCGTCCTGGCCGCCTGCCTGACCAACCGGCGCAGGGCAGCCCGCCGCCGCCGCAAGCGCCTCCGCCAAG ATGCGCCTCTTATCTTCTCCCCGCCCGGGAAGTCAGCTCCGCA CTCTGCTCCGGGTTCGGGCAGTCCTGACAGCGTGGCAAAGCTGAAGCTCCAGGGCTCCCCGGTTCCCAGCCTGCGCCAGAGTCTGCTCTGGGGGGAGCCCGCTggtccccccagcccccctccggATCCTCCACCTAGCCGGGGCCCCTTACCCCTGGAGCCCATTTGCCGGGGACCAGACGGCCGCTTTGTGATGGGACCCAGCGCCGGGACCCCCCAAGAAAGGTCAGGCTCTGAGCGAGCTGAACCTCGGACCCCATCCCAGCACCAGGCCAGGTCCTATgactgcagcagcagcagccccagtGGGATGCCCCAGCCCCTCTGCATTGCAGACATCAGCCCTGTGGGGCCCCCTCCCGAGGCCCCGCCCAGTCCTCTGCCTGGTCCAGGACCCCTGCTTCAGTACCTGAGCCTGCCCTTCTTCCGGGAGATGAATGTGGACGGGGACTGGCCCCCTTTCGAGGAGCCCGGGCCTGCTCCACCCCCAGATTACATGGATACCCGGCCCTGCCCCACCTCATCTCTCCTTCAGCCCCTGGACTCCGCCACCGTGTCCCCCAGGGCAGTGCTTCCTGGGGCTGTGGTCGGGGCCGGGGCCACCCCAGAGCCCCTGTACACGGCACTGGCCGACTGGACACTGAGGGAACGGCTGCTGCCAAGCCTTCTCCCTGCCGCCCCTCGGGGTAGCCTCACCAGCCAGAGCAGCGGGCGGGGCAGCGCCTCGTTCCTTCGGCCCCCCTCCACAGCCCCCTCTGCGGGAGGCAGCTACCTCAGCCCTGCTCCGGGAGACACCGGCAGCTGGGCCAGTGGCCCTGAGAGGTGGCCCCGAAGGGAACACGTGGTGACAGTCAGCAAGAG GAGAAACACATCTGTGGATGAAAACTATGAGTGGGACTCAGAATTCCCCGGGGACATGGAATTGCTGGAGACTCTGCACCTGGGCGCGGCTGGCCCTCGACCCCGACCTGAAGCTGAGCCAGAGCTAG ATGTGAAGACTCCAGAGGAGGGTGGCCTCTTGAACGCTGCCCGTGCTTCTGGCCCCGAGGCCCGCTGTGCTGTCCTCCGGGAGGAATTCCTAGCTTTCCGTCGCCGCCGCGATGCCACTAGGGTCCGGCCACCGGTCTATAGACAGCCAGTGCCCCACCCCGAACAGGCCACTCTGCTGTGA
- the TAGLN2 gene encoding transgelin-2: MANRGPAYGLSREVQQKIEKQYDADLEQILIQWITTQCRKDVGRPQPGRENFQNWLKDGTVLCELINGLYPEGQAPVKKIQASTMAFKQMEQISQFLQAAERYGINTTDIFQTVDLWEGKNMACVQRTLMNLGGLAVAREDGLFSGDPNWFPKKSKENPRNFSDNQLQEGKNVIGLQMGTNRGASQAGMTGYGMPRQIL, translated from the exons ATGGCCAACAGGGGACCCGCCTACGGCCTGAGCCGGGAGGTGCAGCAGAAGATTGAGAAACAGTATGACGCGGACCTGGAGCAGATCCTGATCCAGTGGATCACCACCCAGTGCCGCAAGGATGTGGGCCGGCCCCAGCCTGGGCGCGAGAACTTCCAGAACTGGCTCAAGGATGGCACG GTGCTGTGTGAGCTCATCAACGGGCTGTACCCCGAGGGGCAGGCCCCCGTGAAGAAGATCCAGGCCTCCACCATGGCCTTCAAGCAGATGGAGCAGATCTCTCAGTTCTTACAGGCGGCCGAACGCTATGGCATCAACACCACCGACATCTTCCAGACCGTGGACCTCTGGGAAG GAAAGAACATGGCATGTGTGCAGCGGACGCTGATGAACCTGGGTGGGCTGGCGGTCGCCCGGGAAGATGGGCTTTTCTCTGGAGATCCCAACTGGTTTCCTAA GAAATCCAAGGAGAACCCTCGCAACTTCTCGGACAACCAGCTACAAGAGGGCAAGAATGTGATCGGGCTACAGATGGGTACCAACCGCGGGGCGTCCCAGGCAGGCATGACCGGCTACGGGATGCCCCGCCAGATCCTCTG